The proteins below are encoded in one region of Fibrella aestuarina BUZ 2:
- a CDS encoding glycosyltransferase family 2 protein: protein MLLIVLFWLLFALVVYTYLGYGLLLWGIVRVRRALGIGQRVLPPMGEPADVTLVVPAYNEIDCLPAKLQNCLDQDYPAHRLHLLFVVEGSTDGSAEWLEAQRANVPNLTILSGTDRLGKIVAMNKAMKRVNTPLVIFTDANTHLNPEAVSRLVRKFDLPNVGAVTGEKRIQMEASEAATGSGEGLYWKYESFLKRLDAELHTIVGAAGELFAIRTGLFEPVEADTLLDDFMISLRIAARGYRVEYEPNAYALERPSAAIREEQKRKVRIATGGFQSIARLLPLFNISRYGWLSFQYVSHRVLRWAVTPFCLPLLLLLNALILLQLVYQNASGLAIGFWAIMFLGQLAFYSLAWIGYRLEDQQTRWKPAFVPFYFTFMNWCVLQGFVRYRRGGLSGIWEKATRAA, encoded by the coding sequence ATGCTTCTCATCGTTCTTTTCTGGTTACTATTTGCGCTGGTCGTCTATACGTACCTAGGCTATGGCCTGCTGTTGTGGGGCATTGTACGGGTGCGGCGAGCGCTGGGTATTGGTCAGCGGGTATTGCCGCCCATGGGTGAACCCGCCGACGTAACGCTGGTTGTGCCCGCCTACAACGAGATCGACTGTTTGCCCGCCAAGTTGCAGAACTGTCTTGATCAGGATTACCCCGCCCATCGGCTACATCTGCTGTTCGTGGTCGAAGGGTCGACCGACGGCTCGGCCGAGTGGCTCGAGGCCCAACGGGCCAACGTACCCAACCTCACCATTTTATCGGGGACCGACCGGCTGGGCAAAATTGTGGCGATGAATAAAGCCATGAAGCGGGTGAACACACCGCTCGTAATCTTTACCGACGCCAACACGCACCTTAACCCCGAAGCCGTATCGCGGCTGGTTCGGAAGTTCGACCTGCCCAACGTAGGGGCCGTAACAGGCGAGAAACGCATTCAGATGGAAGCGTCCGAAGCCGCTACTGGCAGCGGAGAAGGCCTTTACTGGAAATACGAATCGTTTCTGAAACGCCTCGATGCCGAGTTGCACACGATTGTGGGCGCCGCCGGCGAACTGTTTGCCATCCGCACCGGCCTGTTTGAGCCCGTCGAGGCCGATACGCTGCTCGACGATTTCATGATTTCGCTCCGGATTGCCGCACGCGGGTATCGGGTCGAGTACGAGCCTAACGCCTACGCCCTCGAACGCCCCTCGGCGGCTATTCGCGAAGAGCAGAAACGCAAAGTGCGCATTGCTACGGGCGGCTTTCAGTCGATTGCCCGATTGTTGCCCCTGTTTAATATCAGCCGGTATGGCTGGCTGAGCTTTCAATACGTATCGCACCGGGTACTACGCTGGGCCGTAACCCCGTTTTGCCTGCCGTTACTCTTGTTGCTGAACGCGCTGATCCTGCTACAATTGGTATACCAGAATGCGTCAGGCCTGGCTATTGGCTTCTGGGCCATTATGTTCCTGGGCCAACTTGCCTTTTACAGCCTGGCCTGGATCGGCTACCGGCTTGAGGATCAACAAACCCGCTGGAAGCCCGCTTTCGTCCCCTTCTATTTCACGTTCATGAACTGGTGCGTGCTGCAGGGGTTCGTTCGTTACCGCCGTGGGGGGCTTTCCGGCATCTGGGAGAAAGCCACTCGCGCAGCCTGA